A region from the Mustela erminea isolate mMusErm1 chromosome 10, mMusErm1.Pri, whole genome shotgun sequence genome encodes:
- the STMN1 gene encoding stathmin encodes MASSDIQVKELEKRASGQAFELILSPRSKESVPEFPLSPPKKKDLSLEEIQKKLEAAEERRKSHEAEVLKQLAEKREHEKEVLQKAIEENNNFSKMAEEKLTHKMEANKENREAQMAAKLERLREKDKHIEEVRKNKESKDPADETDAD; translated from the exons ATGGCTTCTTCTG ATATCCAGGTGAAAGAACTGGAGAAGCGTGCTTCAGGCCAGGCTTTTGAGCTGATTCTCAGCCCTCGATCAAAAGAATCCGTCCCAGAattccccctttcccctccaaagAAGAAGGATCTTTCCCTGGAGGAAATTCAGAAGAAATtagaagctgcagaagaaagaCGCAAG TCCCATGAAGCCGAGGTCTTGAAGCAGCTGGCTGAGAAGCGGGAGCACGAGAAAGAGGTGCTTCAGAAAGCCATAGAGGAGAACAACAACTTCAGTAAGATGGCGGAAGAAAAGCTGACCCACAAAATGGAGGCCAACAAAGAGAACCGAGAGGCCCAGATGGCCGCCAAACTGGAGCGCTTGCGGGAGAAG GACAAGCACATTGAAGAAGTGCGGAAGAACAAGGAATCCAAAGACCCTGCTGATGAAACTGACGCTGACTAA